The following are encoded together in the Lactuca sativa cultivar Salinas chromosome 1, Lsat_Salinas_v11, whole genome shotgun sequence genome:
- the LOC111920180 gene encoding bidirectional sugar transporter SWEET14 has product MVIAGQYPHLTLTFGLLGNIVSFMVFLSPMPTFYKVYKKKSTEGFQSIPYVVGLFSAMLWIYYALLKGNAMLLITINSVGIVIQTFYICVFLFYAPKKARMESVKLIMLFIVVGFGLIVLLTEFLSKGAKRGVIVGWICLVFSLCVFVAPLGVLRQVIKTKSVEYMPILLSLALTLSAVMWFFYGLLLGDFNIAIPNTLGFTFGIIQIILYFVFKNRKPVINDKISEFKEKMSEMDEPRIPEIKDHNTIDMVKLNATLRPEYTQNPHAVRSPIMANHTIEVAA; this is encoded by the exons ATGGTGATTGCAGGACAATACCCTCACCTCACTCTTACTTTCGGCCTTCTtg GAAATATTGTCTCATTCATGGTGTTTCTTTCACCAAT GCCTACTTTTTACAAAGTTTATAAGAAGAAATCGACAGAAGGGTTTCAGTCCATACCTTATGTTGTGGGATTGTTTAGTGCCATGCTTTGGATTTACTACGCGTTGCTAAAGGGAAATGCCATGCTTCTGATCACGATTAACTCCGTTGGCATAGTCATACAaacgttttatatatgtgttttcCTCTTTTATGCACCGAAGAAAGCTAGG ATGGAAAGTGTGAAGCTTATCATGTTGTTCATAGTTGTCGGATTTGGACTGATTGTTCTCCTAACCGAGTTCCTTTCAAAAGGAGCTAAGCGCGGTGTGATAGTCGGATGGATTTGTCTTGTGTTCTCTTTGTGTGTTTTTGTCGCACCTTTAGGTGTCTTG CGACAAGTGATCAAAACCAAGAGTGTTGAGTACATGCCAATTCTTCTGTCCCTAGCCCTCACACTGAGTGCCGTTATGTGGTTCTTTTATGGTCTACTTCTTGGGGATTTTAACATCGCG ATACCAAATACGCTTGGATTCACCTTCGGTATCATCCAAATTATACTTTACTTTGTATTCAAGAATAGGAAGCCAGTCATCAACGATAAAATCTCTGAATTCAAAGAGAAAATGAGTGAAATGGATGAACCAAGAATCCCAGAAATCAAGGATCATAATACCATCGATATGGTGAAGCTAAATGCAACTCTACGACCTGAATACACTCAAAATCCACACGCGGTGCGTAGTCCAATTATGGCTAATCACACCATTGAAGTCGCAGCTTGA